A segment of the Agarivorans albus genome:
TCGTGAGGAAGGGGTAGTAATTAATACTTGCTATCTTTGACGTTAGCGACAGAAGAAGGACCGGCTAACTCCGTGCCAGCAGCCGCGGTAATACGGAGGGTCCGAGCGTTAATCGGAATTACTGGGCGTAAAGCGTACGCAGGCGGCTTGTTAAGCCAGATGTGAAATCCCCGGGCTCAACCTGGGAATGGCATTTGGAACTGGCAAGCTAGAGTTTTGTAGAGGGTGGTAGAATTTCAGGTGTAGCGGTGAAATGCGTAGAGATCTGAAGGAATACCAGTGGCGAAGGCGGCCACCTGGACAAAAACTGACGCTCATGTACGAAAGCGTGGGGAGCAAACAGGATTAGATACCCTGGTAGTCCACGCCGTAAACGATGTCTACTAGTTGTCTGTGAGTTTAACTCGTGGGTAACGCAGCTAACGCATTAAGTAGACCGCCTGGGGAGTACGGCCGCAAGGTTAAAACTCAAATGAATTGACGGGGGCCCGCACAAGCGGTGGAGCATGTGGTTTAATTCGATGCAACGCGAAGAACCTTACCTGCCCTTGACATACTGAGAATTTACCAGAGATGGTTTAGTGCCTTCGGGAACTCAGATACAGGTGCTGCATGGCTGTCGTCAGCTCGTGTCGTGAGATGTTGGGTTAAGTCCCGCAACGAGCGCAACCCCTATCCTTATTTGCCAGCACGTAATGGTGGGAACTCTAGGGAGACTGCCGGTGATAAACCGGAGGAAGGTGGGGACGACGTCAAGTCATCATGGCCCTTACGGGCAGGGCTACACACGTGCTACAATGGCATGTACAGAGGGATGCGAACTCGCGAGAGCAAGCGGACCCCAAAAAGCATGTCGTAGTCCGGATCGGAGTCTGCAACTCGACTCCGTGAAGTCGGAATCGCTAGTAATCGTAGATCAGAATGCTACGGTGAATACGTTCCCGGGCCTTGTACACACCGCCCGTCACACCATGGGAGTGGGCTGCAAAAGAAGTGGGTAGTTTAACCTTCGGGAGGACGCTCACCACTTTGTGGTTCATGACTGGGGTGAAGTCGTAACAAGGTAGCCCTAGGGGAACCTGGGGCTGGATCACCTCCTTATTATGATGCTTAGGTTTTGTGACGTGTTCACACAGATTGCTTGATGAAAAAGAAAAGAGAGAAGTTCTAGTGTGGTGTAGAACCAACGAGAACAGCTACTGCAGTGTCCCGTTCGTCTAGAGGCCTAGGACACCGCCCTTTCACGGCGGTAACAGGGGTTCAAATCCCCTACGGGATACCATTCTCTCTCTTGGTTTGAGAATACAAAGCTAAGCATTTGTTTATACAGTGCTTAGCTTTGGTTTCTAAGGAACCAATTGCTCTTTAACAATTTGGAAAAGCTGATAAAAAATATCTCAAGAATATGAGTTTAATAACAAGTGTTCTTGGTATTCAAAAATAAGGTGATCGTACTCGAATGGCAGGATTTATACAGCCTGACCATTCAAGTGATTTAAGCGACAACATTTAGGTGTTGTATGGTTAAGTGACTAAGCGTATACGGTGGATGCCTTGGCAGTCAGAGGCGATGAAGGACGTGTTAATCTGCGATAAGCCATGTTAAGTCGATAAAAGACGTAATAGACATGGATTTCCGAATGGGGAAACCCACTGCATTTTATGCAGTATCGTAACGTGAATACATAGCGTTGCGAGGCGAACCCGGGGAACTGAAACATCTAAGTACCCGGAGGAAAAGAAATCAACCGAGATTCTGGTAGTAGCGGCGAGCGAACCCGGATTAGCCCTTAAGCTTTTAGGTGATTAGTGGAACATTCTGGAAAGGATGGCGATACAGGGTGATAGCCCCGTACATGAAAATCTACTTTAAGTGAAATCGAGTAGGACGGCACACGTGATATGTTGTCTGAATATGGGGGGACCATCCTCCAAGGCTAAATACTCCTGACTGACCGATAGTGAACCAGTACCGTGAGGGAAAGGCGAAAAGAACCCCTGTGAGGGGAGTGAAATAGAACCTGAAACCGTATACGTACAAGCAGTGGGAGCCCCTTCGTGGGGTGACTGCGTACCTTTTGTATAATGGGTCAACGACTTAATTTCAGTAGCAAGGTTAAGCGAATAGCGGAGCCGTAGGGAAACCGAGTGTTAACTGCGCGCATAGTTGCTGGGATTAGACCCGAAACCCGGTGATCTAGCCATGGGCAGGTTGAAGATTGGGTAACACCAATTGGAGGACCGAACCGACTAATGTTGAAAAATTAGCGGATGACTTGTGGCTGGGGGTGAAAGGCCAATCAAACCGGGAGATAGCTGGTTCTCCTCGAAAGCTATTTAGGTAGCGCCTCGAGCGAATACTGATGGGGGTAGAGCACTGTTAAGGCTAGGGGGTCATCCCGACTTACCAACCCTTTGCAAACTCCGAATACCATCAAGTACTACTCGGGAGACACACGGCGGGTGCTAACGTCCGTCGTGGAAAGGGAAACAACCCAGACCGTCAGCTAAGGTCCCAAAGTGTATGTTAAGTGGGAAACGATGTGGGAAGGCTTAGACAGCCAGGATGTTGGCTTAGAAGCAGCCATCATTTAAAGAAAGCGTAATAGCTCACTGGTCGAGTCGGCCTGCGCGGAAGATGTAACGGGGCTAAACATACCACCGAAGCTACGGGAGCATGCTTGCATGCTCGGTAGAGGAGCGTTCTGTAAGCCGTTGAAGGTGAATCGTAAGGTTTGCTGGAGGTATCAGAAGTGCGAATGTTGACATGAGTAACGATAAAGGGGGTGAAAAGCCCCCTCGCCGAAAGACCAAGGTTTCCTGTCCAATGTTAATCAGGGCAGGGTGAGTCGGCCCCTAAGGCGAGACTGAAAAGTGTAGTCGATGGGAAACAGGTTAATATTCCTGTACTTCGTATAATTGCGATGGGAGGACGGAGAAGGCTAGGCCAGCGTGGCGATGGTTGTCCACGTGAAAGGCAGTAGGCGGTAAACTTAGGCAAATCCGGGTTTACATTACGCTGAGAGTTGATGACGAGTGTCTACGGACACGAAGTGGTTGATGCCCTGCTTCCAGGAAAAGTCTCTAAGCTTCAGATTATACGAAACCGTACCCCAAACCGACACAGGTGGTTGGGTAGAGAATACCAAGGCGCTTGAGAGAACTCGGGTGAAGGAACTAGGCAAAATGGTACCGTAACTTCGGGAGAAGGTACGCTCTTGATGGTGATGGGACTTGCTCCCTAAGCTGCTGAGAGTCGCAGATACCAGTTGGCTGCAACTGTTTATTAAAAACACAGCACTGTGCTAAATCGAAAGATGACGTATACGGTGTGACGCCTGCCCGGTGCCGGAAGGTTAATTGATGTGGTTAGCGTTCGCGCGAAGCTATTGATCGAAGCCCCGGTAAACGGCGGCCGTAACTATAACGGTCCTAAGGTAGCGAAATTCCTTGTCGGGTAAGTTCCGACCTGCACGAATGGCGTAATGATGGCCAAGCTGTCTCCACCCGAGACTCAGTGAAATTGAAATTGCCGTGAAGATGCGGTGTACCCGCGGCTAGACGGAAAGACCCCGTGAACCTTTACTACAGCTTGACACTGAACATTGACCCTACATGTGTAGGATAGGTGGGAGGCTTTGAAGCGTTGTCGCTAGATGACGTGGAGCCGACCTTGAAATACCACCCTTGTAGTGTTGATGTTCTAACGTTGGTCCCTTATCGGGATTGCGGACAGTGTCTGGTGGGTAGTTTGACTGGGGCGGTCTCCTCCCAAAGAGTAACGGAGGAGCACGAAGGTTGGCTAAGTATGGTCGGACATCATACGGTTAGTGCAATGGCATAAGCCAGCTTAACTGCGAGACAGACACGTCGAGCAGGTACGAAAGTAGGTCATAGTGATCCGGTGGTTCTGTATGGAAGGGCCATCGCTCAACGGATAAAAGGTACTCCGGGGATAACAGGCTGATACCGCCCAAGAGTTCATATCGACGGCGGTGTTTGGCACCTCGATGTCGGCTCATCACATCCTGGGGCTGAAGTCGGTCCCAAGGGTATGGCTGTTCGCCATTTAAAGTGGTACGCGAGCTGGGTTTAGAACGTCGTGAGACAGTTCGGTCCCTATCTGCCGTGGGCGTTTGAGAATTGAGGGGAGCTGCTCCTAGTACGAGAGGACCGGAGTGGACGAACCGCTGGTGTTTGGGTTGTTATGCCAATAGCATTGCCCAGTAGCTACGTTCGGAACTGATAACCGCTGAAAGCATCTAAGCGGGAAGCAGGCCTCGAGATTAATTCTCACTAGGACTTTAAGTCCTCTGAAGGGCCGTTGGAGACTACAACGTTGATAGGCAAGGTGTGTAAGTGCTGTGAGGCATTGAGCTAACTTGTACTAATTACCCGTGAGGCTTAACCATACAACACCTAAAGGGTGTTGCTTATAGATACTTTATTTAGAAACCATGAATACTTGTTAGTGCTCATGAGGTATTTCAGCTTTTTCGAATGTTAAAGACAACAGTTTTTGCCTGGTGGCAATAGCGTTGTGGACCCACCTGACTCCATGCCGAACTCAGAAGTGAAACGCAACTGCGCCGATGATAGTGTGGGGCTTCCCCATGTGAAAGTAGGTCACCGCCAGGCTCCTATACTAAGCCCTCGTCTAACGACGAGGGCTTTTTTATTGCCTGCGATTTAGTCTCACAAAAGTCTTCCAGATATACCCACACTCAAACCTCAGTCGTTTCATCAACAGCGCTAACCTAGCGCATCACAAACATCGCCCTCTTGCACATACAAGGTTGACCAGTAATTACGCTTGGCGTGTTGCTTGGTGAGATTGCTTAAGTGGAAAAAGCTTCTAGCTAATTAGGAGACTGTCAATTAAAAAGCCTGTTTGTCAAACAGGCTTTTTAATTGAGAAAGTGATTTTAGGTTTACTTGAGCTTCAGCTCAGACAAGTATTTCTTGAATCGGTCTCTTAGCTCTGGGTGGCGTAAGCCAAATTCAACGATGGCTTTCATATAGCCAAACTTACTACCACAGTCATGGCTTTTTCCTACCATGTAGTATGCCTGAGTAGTTTCTTTCTTCATTAAACTAGCAATGGCATCAGTTAATTGAATTTCATCTCCGGCACCAGGAGGGGTTCTTGCGAGCTCTTTCCAGATTTTAGCTGATAATACATAACGGCCCACAACAGCAAGATTAGAAGGAGCATCCTCAACAGCGGGTTTTTCTACAGAACCTACCATGTCTGCTGAATTTCCGGGTTTAAGCTCGCTGCCGTTGATGTCTACAATACCAAACTTGCTAACATCTTCCTGAGCTACTGCTTCAACCATTACTTGGCTAGAGCCTGTTTGGTTAAACTTCGCCACCATGTCTGCCAAATTTTCAATGCGAAGGTCTGAGGTTGAATCATCTAGTACTACATCTGGAAGAAGCACGGCAAAAGGCTCGTCGCCAATAAGAGGGTGGGCACATAGAATTGCGTGACCTAGACCTTTTGCAACACCTTGTCGTACATGCATGATGGTAACGTTTTTAGGACAAATAGAGCGCACTTCATTAAGCAATTGACGCTTTACCCGTTTCTCTAATGTTGCTTCTAGTTCGAAGCTAGTGTCAAAATGGTTTTCTATTGAGTTCTTACTAGAGTGGGTTACTAAAATGATCTCTTTAATGCCTGCAGATATTGCTTCTTGAACAACATATTGAATTAGCGGCTTGTCTACAATGGGTAACATCTCTTTAGGGATGGCCTTGGTGGCGGGTAGCATTCTTGTTCCTAGTCCTGCTACCGGTAGTACCGCTTTTCGTACTTGTTGGGTCATTTTCAGTCTCTTGAAAAAGTAAGGTTAAATGCCCGTGCACTGTAACACGCCAAAATGACATTTTAAATTGAGATGTTTGCGAATAGACATTCTTGTGATAATTCTTTGAAGTGGAGAAGCCATCGCCCTCGCGGTGGTAGCGAGCTACGGACGATGTTAGGTGGGTAACTTAGTCTACGTAGATTCGGTCTTTGTTATCGAGGTAAATCTTTTCACCAATGCCTGGCACTAGCACAATTTGTTCAATGTTCTTGAAGTTACCGTGTTGCTGGCGGTACTGAACAATCGCTGTTGATTTCGACTCACCTACGCCTTTTAAAGAATCTAGTTGTTCTGCGTTGGCAGTATTTAAGTTGATTGGTGTTACATTTTTATTAGCTAAGGCTGGTTGTATATTGATTAAACTAAATACGAGCACCAGTGCCAGCTTAAGTAATTTCATGGTTTATTCTCCTTTTTGATAAAACCATGAATAACAGTAGAGGATAAGTTTTATATGCGAATCACTCATTTGGGCTAAATTGTGACACTAAAATGACAAATGGGCGATAGCTCGCCCAATTAGATTAAGGAAGTACTTTTTTGAAGGGCTTTACACTTACCTTTTCGTAAACGCCTGCAGCCACATAAGGGTCTGCATCTGCCCAGGCTTTTGCATCTTCTAAGCTTGAAAACTCTGCTATTACTGTAGAGCCTGAGAAGCCTGCTTCTGCTGGGTCATCAGCATCAATAGCGGGCATTGGGCCGGCAACTAGTAATCGCCCTTCGCTGAGTAAAGCGTTTAAACGCTCTAAGTGTGCTGGTCGCGCTTGTTTGCGTTTATCTAAACTATTAGCCACATCTTCTGCATAGATTACATACCACATGCTATTAATCCTTTTTCTCTGTGAGTGATTCTTTTTGTTCTTTAGGTA
Coding sequences within it:
- the galU gene encoding UTP--glucose-1-phosphate uridylyltransferase GalU, which translates into the protein MTQQVRKAVLPVAGLGTRMLPATKAIPKEMLPIVDKPLIQYVVQEAISAGIKEIILVTHSSKNSIENHFDTSFELEATLEKRVKRQLLNEVRSICPKNVTIMHVRQGVAKGLGHAILCAHPLIGDEPFAVLLPDVVLDDSTSDLRIENLADMVAKFNQTGSSQVMVEAVAQEDVSKFGIVDINGSELKPGNSADMVGSVEKPAVEDAPSNLAVVGRYVLSAKIWKELARTPPGAGDEIQLTDAIASLMKKETTQAYYMVGKSHDCGSKFGYMKAIVEFGLRHPELRDRFKKYLSELKLK
- a CDS encoding ComEA family DNA-binding protein encodes the protein MKLLKLALVLVFSLINIQPALANKNVTPINLNTANAEQLDSLKGVGESKSTAIVQYRQQHGNFKNIEQIVLVPGIGEKIYLDNKDRIYVD
- a CDS encoding YciI family protein codes for the protein MWYVIYAEDVANSLDKRKQARPAHLERLNALLSEGRLLVAGPMPAIDADDPAEAGFSGSTVIAEFSSLEDAKAWADADPYVAAGVYEKVSVKPFKKVLP